Genomic window (Streptomyces cadmiisoli):
GGCGTGTTCCAGTTCCTCCAGGACGAGCACCGCACCTCCCTCGCCCATCACGAATCCGTCGCGGTCGGCGTCGAACGGCCGCGACGCGTGGGCCGGGTCGTCGTTGTTGGACGACGTCGCCTTGATCGCGTCGAAGCAGGCCATCGTGATCGGGGAGATCGGCGAGTCCGAGGCCCCGGTTATGCAGACGTCGGCCCGGCCCTCCTCGATCGTGTGGAAGGCGTACCCGACGGCGTCGAGCCCGGAGGTGCAGCCCGTCGACACGGTCTGCACCGGGCCGCGCGCTCCGAACCCCTCCGCCACCGTGGAGGCCAGCGTGCTGGGGGAGAACGCGCGGTGCAGATGCCCTTCGGCCTCGCGGTGGTCCACGTCCCAGCGCTGCCCGTGGTGGCTGACCAGGACGTAGTCGTGCTCCAGACGGGTGGTGCCGCCGACCGCGGTGCCCAGCGACACCCCGACCCGCCAGGGGTCCTCCCGGGCGAGGTCGAGGCCGGCGTCCCGGACCGCTTCTCCTCCGGCCGCCAGGGCGAACTGGATGTACCGGTCGCAGCGTGCGACCTGTTCCTCGTCCAGCCCGTGGGCCGCCGGGTCGAAGTCGCACTCGGCCGCGATCCGGGAGCGCAGCCCCGCAGGGTCGAAGAAGGTGATGCCGCGGGTCGCGGTCCGCCCCTGGGTCAGCAGATCCCAGAACGCGGGTATGCCGATACCGCCCGGAGCGACGATGCCTATGCCGGTGACTGCCACACGCCTGGTCATGATCGCACCTTTCGTCGTTCGGTTGTCAGGGCCGCGTCCGCAGGGGCCTGGACCGCCGTGGCCGGTGCGGAGTCGGTTTCCTCGGTGTCGACGTGGCCGAGCGGCGGGCTCGGGGCCAGGGGGCCGAGGTGGAAGACGATGCGCGCCTCCTCGGTGCCCACGTTGCGGAAGCGGTGCCGCATGTGGGCCGGGATCATGAGTCCCTGCTCGGGACGCAGCGGGTGGGGGTCGCCGTCCAGGTCGACCTCCAGCTGCCCACAGATCACGTACACGAACTCCTCGGAGTACGGGTGGTAGTGCTCGGCGATGCGGTCGCCGGGCTGCACGATGGCGACGCCCATGAAACCGCTGGTGGAGCCGACCGTGGTGGGGGTGAGCATGGCGCGCAGATCGCCGCCGCGCCGGGTGTTGGGCTCGACCTCGCTGAGTTCCACGATGTTGAGACGGGGTTTGATCACGACGTTGCTCCGATCGTGTGCTGTGTCGACTGGGGGCCGCTGCCGCCGCGCCCGCGAGCGGGACGAGTCAGGCTCGGGGCGAGCGGCGGTCGGTGACGAGTTCCATGCGGGCCAGGGTCAGGAGGCCCGCGGGCGCGCTGTCCAGGAGTGCGGCGGCGTCCGCCCCGAGGACGTCGCCGTCGAGGAGCGCGGTCACCTCGGCAGCCCGGGCACGGTCGGTGAGCCCCAGCACCTGGACGGGGTCCGTGTCGATCGCGTCCCGCACGTCGACCAGCCGCACCACGACGTCGTCCCGCTGGAAGATCGTGCTGTGCAGCACGGGGCTGTGCGGATCGCGCGCAGCCACCTCGTCCTGCTGGGCGAGCAACTCGGCCAGCCGCATGCCGCCGCCCTCGACAGCCGGGTAGTACAGAGCGTGCCGCACCGCGTCAGGGCTCGCCTCGTCCGACGTCACATGGTGGACGGCGGGCAGCGCCGCACGGGTGAAGAAGACCCGCGCCGACTCGGGGTCGTCCAGGTCCCGGTGCTGCTCCAGATAGGGGTTGATGGCCTCCTCCACGGCCCGCACCTCGGGCTGCCGGGCGACGTGGCGCAACGCGGCGAGCAGGTCGCCCCGCACCTCGATGGCCCGAACGACCCGGTTGCCGTGCATGAACAGAGAGGTACGGATCAGCCGGGTGGCGTCGTCCACCTGCGGGTCGGGTGACGCGTAGTCGGCGAGGATCTTGGCGACGGCCTTCTCGCTGCCCGGCTTGACGGTGAAGGTGAGCGCGTGGCGGATGACGCCGTCACCGATGCGGGGCGACGTCTGGAGCCGGCGGTCGCCGGACTCGG
Coding sequences:
- a CDS encoding beta-ketoacyl-[acyl-carrier-protein] synthase family protein, with the translated sequence MTRRVAVTGIGIVAPGGIGIPAFWDLLTQGRTATRGITFFDPAGLRSRIAAECDFDPAAHGLDEEQVARCDRYIQFALAAGGEAVRDAGLDLAREDPWRVGVSLGTAVGGTTRLEHDYVLVSHHGQRWDVDHREAEGHLHRAFSPSTLASTVAEGFGARGPVQTVSTGCTSGLDAVGYAFHTIEEGRADVCITGASDSPISPITMACFDAIKATSSNNDDPAHASRPFDADRDGFVMGEGGAVLVLEELEHARARGAHVYCELSGYATFGNAYHMTGLTREGLEMARAIETALDHSRLDRTAIDYVNAHGSGTQQNDRHETAAVKRALGEHAYDTPMSSIKSMVGHSLGAIGAIEVVACVLALAHQVVPPTANYETPDPECDLDYVPRVARERRLNSVLSVGSGFGGFQSAVILTRPRERTR
- a CDS encoding cupin domain-containing protein; amino-acid sequence: MIKPRLNIVELSEVEPNTRRGGDLRAMLTPTTVGSTSGFMGVAIVQPGDRIAEHYHPYSEEFVYVICGQLEVDLDGDPHPLRPEQGLMIPAHMRHRFRNVGTEEARIVFHLGPLAPSPPLGHVDTEETDSAPATAVQAPADAALTTERRKVRS
- a CDS encoding SchA/CurD-like domain-containing protein, with translation MTTTSAPASEPLTRQVSHHVSQSVFDGSRLRVVLLVDVNDGAQQQFLEAYEQLCNQVASVPGHVSDQLCQSIENPSQWLITSEWESAPPFLTWVNSEEHVRMVEPLHSCVRDTRSLRFHIVRETGGPAASAESGDRRLQTSPRIGDGVIRHALTFTVKPGSEKAVAKILADYASPDPQVDDATRLIRTSLFMHGNRVVRAIEVRGDLLAALRHVARQPEVRAVEEAINPYLEQHRDLDDPESARVFFTRAALPAVHHVTSDEASPDAVRHALYYPAVEGGGMRLAELLAQQDEVAARDPHSPVLHSTIFQRDDVVVRLVDVRDAIDTDPVQVLGLTDRARAAEVTALLDGDVLGADAAALLDSAPAGLLTLARMELVTDRRSPRA